Genomic window (Lynx canadensis isolate LIC74 chromosome A1, mLynCan4.pri.v2, whole genome shotgun sequence):
GATGGCAtaggaggaggaaagaagctgGACACAGTAGAGAACCCAAGTACTCTGGCACCAACAAGTTCTATTACATATGCAGAAGGCACTGCTTAGAGGAACTAGGGTTTCCAAAACCAGACATATTTTGGAGTGGCTAGCAGTAAGGATGGTTGGACAGGTGGCTGTTTAATGAACTTTCAAGACAGTAGAAGTCACAGTGGGAAGCTTACAACAGAGCTGGCCTCCTATAGGAAATCTTTCAGGAACACTTGTGTTCTCGTTAAACATGTAGGAAAGACCAAGCCAACAGATCGGCAATTCACATGCAAGACAAAGCAATTGTGATCTGGGCTAAGTACACAGAAAGAAATCAGAGCCTTCTCAAGAAGGCAAGAGGAACATTTTTGTGCACCTGCTCCTTTTATTGTGCTGACTTAGGGCATTCCACAAGACTTGAAAATACTGACGGATGCAAAGCCAATTAACCTAGTCTGTCAGTTACAGGTAattgcaaaatattaaaacataatgaTGCAGCATTGTAGTTTAGGTTGCTAAAGGCTAAGGAAATTCTCCAATTCTAACTTACCATAAGAGGTTTTACAATAAAGTCAAATATACAACCTACAGCTGGTTTGTTGGCTTTCAAATTAattgccccaatttttttaaacaagctctAGTCCATTTGGTAGCCATCTGCACTCAGGGACACAAAGCATTCTGCAAATCACTGAAGtcctattttaaattttcctcCTTCCACCTAAATTTCCACAGTGTGCTAAGTAATCTGCAggacagaagggagagaggaatgaaGTGTGAGTCTTAACATAATCCTTCAAGGCAGAGCTATCAAACCAACCTCCACCTAGACCAAAATAAGAGCACAGAAATAGGAGGGAAAACATTTGCTGAAGCTCAACTCCAAAAGGTTAAGTTGATCCAAACTCCCAGTTTGAGAGAGGAGCATGGTTTTAGACTCGGGTCTCCCTTTCTGATCTACAAACATCACGAGGCCCCTCAGGAGTCCCTGAAACACCGTGTACTTTTAGTTCACGGGATAATAGGAGCAGATggaatttctttaaaacacatacaTAAGCGCTTACTAAGTTCTCCTAAACATGAAACGCAAAATGTCCATAACTAACCATCACTCTCCTGCCAGAACAGAGCCAGAAACGTGGAGTATGCAAGTACTAATTACAATGATTTTAAGATTAGTCAGAAACAACACCAAGTAGCATCCCCAAGTGTACAAACCAGTTAAACACGTATAAAATTAGTACTAATCCagttagaaatacaaaatgaaaattatggaTGCTGCCTCAAATATCTGGGATTCCACAAATTTACAAGCAGACTATGTAACAAAGTAGACTCtagttttaagaaaacattacagTTCAATATCTATTCCAAAAATGTCCCAACGATAACATCAAAAATCATTTATCTGGAAATTAGAACCATTTAAATGTTTGTACAAAtttgcaaataacaaaataaacaaacaaaaaaatagaaaagacctGTACAAGGCTggcatttaatctattttttcccCCGAAGGTGTCTGACAAGTCCATTAATTCAGCAGATTGATAACAGGCTATTGGTTCTCATGTGAAGTGGCCATGTGAACAGGCCCAAAGCTGTCCCTTGGAGGCGCAGGATGGAGAGCTTGGTTCTCTGTGGTTCGTCTGTTCAGCAGAACACAGGTGGTACAAACAAAAGTTTAACTTATCAAAGACATGAGACCATCACAGTATTACAAAAAGAGTATAAACTTTCCTTGGAccaaatggatattttttaaaaaacaacaacaacaacaacaacaaaaacacacacaaatacagttCTGTCGCTACTGCTTATGTACAAAACTTGAAAGCACACCAGGATCTTGAATGTCTTTTCTGCAATTATATGGTGTAGTGAGTTTGGCACTTCATTGTAATGAAATTTCCAATGGCACAGTCCTTATCTACAGCGGCACATAACCTGCAAACATCGGGCAAACATCCTGTACAGGAAAAGTGTCTTCGCTGCCAAGTCTGacgaaaggaaaaaagaaattcgttttttgtttgtttttttttttttttttaatcaagaaaacgAAAAGGAGGGGTGAAGGACATCTTTGGACTGCTTCTCTCAGTTCCTGCTGTCAGACAGTCTGAAGTACTTTTAAGTGTAGCCTAGAAAAAACACACAATGAAAATACAGCCGAATTAAAATCAATTCGATTTAACGTATTAGAGTGACAGAcatacttgggggggggggggatgggagaagCTAGAGCTTTCTCAAACAGCTCTGAAATCTTTCAATGGGGAAAATTCCACTTATAAAAAAAACCTGCAGCATTTGATTTGTATCAAACgtattcatttattgaagagtTACTAAAAAGATGCAGCCATCTAACTgtcaaaagaaatctttaaagcAGTCAGAGGAAAATTCCTTATGCTTaagctcaaagaaaaaaaaattataagctgaaaaaagggcaaagaaagaatGATAAAAGATGCCTCTCTGCAAGGAACAGCCAGCTGACATCAGGAAAAGTCCCAACCATGGAAGATATGTGGCAAGTTACCGTGTTCCTCTCTTTTAAGTCCTGGCTTCAGAAGGTCTTTTGACACGGGGGTGATCTTACCTGTTCACTAACTCACTCTTAGCCTGACACCCAGCTATGCGTCGTCGTCTTGACGCTGTGCGGGAAGCTTTGGTTGGGCAACACATTGTCAAAGTTAAAATCCAACGTATCTCCATCCATAAGATCGTTCCGAATGATGGACTCCATGTCGCAGTCCAAGCGCTCAATCAACATGCCATCCAAGTCACTTGGGAGCTTCTCCTGGTGGAGAAGGCCCATCCTGCCATAGCCATTGCAGCTGCTCACCGAGGAGTAGGCCCCCAGCGCGTTCATCTGCATGGTGTGGGACAGAGGCACTTGTAAAGCTGTCTTCACGGGGGCCAAGCGGTTCATACCCGAGGTGTGGGGCATGGTGTTGACCGCATGGGGCAAGGCACGCCCATTAACTGCGGATGTTGGCTGGGTATGTCCAGGGTGGGTGTGGGAGCTGGGGTTCATCATTTTGTTATGAGATGCCTGGCTGCCATAGGTTGACATGACCGAATTAGGGCCCATCAACACATTCTGACCAAGGACCCGGCTGTTGGGTTGGGCGATCCCAGGATCAACTGCTGTCATAATGTCATTGTGGGGAGGAGAGTCAGAAGTAAGCAACTCCTTCAAGAGTCCTGGTGCACAGTTATACTGATTCATACCTCCATAGCTCGATTTGTTGTCCTGAAGTGTTTGCATAGGCATCTGGGGCAAAGGGCTCATGCTGGACTGGCCATATGTGTATTTTTGGTAGTTTGGGCTGGGTGAATTCAGACTGGTGTTTGGAGGTGCAAATGAGTAGCATGGTGTCTGCTGCATCATGGTGCCAGGTGAAGACTGGGTTGAAACAGTTAATGGCGTTGGTGATGACAGAAGGTTGAGATTATCCAAaagattttccatattttcaggATTGCTTATCTCAGACAGACTGGGTAGCGTAGAAGCCATCTTTGCAGCAGATGGTGGGTACACCAGAGAATGCACATCCCCATCTCCAAGATCGTCCTGTTCGGTCATAATGGGAGAAAGTCTCCCACTAATAGTACTAGCATTTGAGCTAGTTCGAGGGCGAAATGTACTCCAGTTATCAAAGTCATCATTGCTGTGAGAGCCAGGGCTCGCAGGCCATTTAGAAAACTGAGATCCTGGGCTGTCCCCGGCACCCTCCTGGCCAGACTGCAGGGATGCTTTTTTCTTAGCAGCTCGGCCCCGGCTCTTAGCAAATTTACTGTTGTTGTCCATGGACGCAGCTCTTCTCCGAGGGGATTTGCCACTCTTGCCTCCCTCTGGATT
Coding sequences:
- the FOXO1 gene encoding forkhead box protein O1, yielding MAEAPQVVEIDPDFEPLPRPRSCTWPLPRPEFSQSNSATSSPAPSGGAAANPDAAAGLPSASAAAVNADFMSNLSLLEESGDFQQAPGSVAAAAAAAAAVAAAAAAAAATGGLCGDFQGPEAGCLHPAPPQPPPPGPLSQHPPVPPAAAGPLAGQPRKSSSSRRNAWGNLSYADLITKAIESSAEKRLTLSQIYEWMVKSVPYFKDKGDSNSSAGWKNSIRHNLSLHSKFIRVQNEGTGKSSWWMLNPEGGKSGKSPRRRAASMDNNSKFAKSRGRAAKKKASLQSGQEGAGDSPGSQFSKWPASPGSHSNDDFDNWSTFRPRTSSNASTISGRLSPIMTEQDDLGDGDVHSLVYPPSAAKMASTLPSLSEISNPENMENLLDNLNLLSSPTPLTVSTQSSPGTMMQQTPCYSFAPPNTSLNSPSPNYQKYTYGQSSMSPLPQMPMQTLQDNKSSYGGMNQYNCAPGLLKELLTSDSPPHNDIMTAVDPGIAQPNSRVLGQNVLMGPNSVMSTYGSQASHNKMMNPSSHTHPGHTQPTSAVNGRALPHAVNTMPHTSGMNRLAPVKTALQVPLSHTMQMNALGAYSSVSSCNGYGRMGLLHQEKLPSDLDGMLIERLDCDMESIIRNDLMDGDTLDFNFDNVLPNQSFPHSVKTTTHSWVSG